Within the Salvia hispanica cultivar TCC Black 2014 chromosome 4, UniMelb_Shisp_WGS_1.0, whole genome shotgun sequence genome, the region taccaagccggcggttaaaaccgaaactgtaaccgccggttacggtttcgaaccaaaaccgtgagaatttatCCGAATCGAAGCTgtcgatttttgaaccgtggttcggttcatgttcaaaaatttttgaaccaaAACTGTGCCGGAACCCCGAAAAACCGCAGGAAAATCGTTAAATCAAGCCGGAACCATAAAAAACTGGCGGTTTGaaaccgtgaaaaaccgtaAAAAAACCCGCCGGTTCGAAACCGAAACTGAAACTGGTGGTTTTGGAACTGGAACCGTAACCGCAAAACACTTTCGCGGTTCAGTTCCGGTTcaataatttccaaaatcGGAACTAGCGGTTCCGAACCAAAACTGTCGATTCCTgaccgtgggcacctctagTTAAAAGTACCACATTTGTTAAGTTATGAAACTCTACCTAGCTATGTTTTTAATGAATGGACAAAGAAGCCCTTATAAAGCATCATCAGCGGCGGCCGTCCGCTGGGCgtcggacgtccgccattgggCGAGGAAGGGTGGCGGACGGACGTCCCGTGCGGACACGGGAGTTCCGCGGGTATTGCGCGACGTCCGTTGCGAAGGCTACGGGACGTCCGCCGCTGTGGCATGCGGACGGACATCGGCGGCGGACGTCcgatataatttaaatttttttttttttatataaactctatatatatggcTCGTTGCAAACTCTGGATATACGACTCgttgcaaactctatatatacgattttttaaaaaactctaACGCATGTATTTTCGTTGAAAATGAAggcctaaaacaaaaacatatcataccgtcggctagcggcaaactatataGATTCAACGCATATGTatgctttttaaaaaaaataaaatcgttGCATTTTCTCCATATTCGTGCCGAAATTTTAATACCGTACATTGTAAGGCTATGAGATATCCGTCACTGTGCATTGGGAAGTCATCatggtagtattatttaactGACCATGGATTGAATTGGTGAGCCCAAAAGAATCTGCCTATTTACCCTAGAGCCCAGGCTTTTTCGATTGGAACGAAGGAGGCAAAGGCCAGAGGCAACGACGAGCCATCAGCTTGAGCGTTCTGATGCCCCCGGGGGTGGCTGAGGTACACGGCGCAGATAAAAAAGTGTCATGTATAatgttttgcaaaaaaattttgGCTACCAACACGAACAACATGATCCACAACAACTAGTACTACAATGTACAAACGTATCATAAGACGTTAAGAGTGATCGTATTAATAgagataaaatgcaaaacctctaaattcttgatttaaaatttattaattataatcaaaACTATCTACTACTATATCATTAATAGAATAGAATCAAAACTACATCATCATATATAATTGATTACAATATTTTCAAGacttactctctccatcccattATAATTGActtattaattagtagtactcctaCAATACATTGGTAGTACAATTTATAATCCATACAAGCTATAGCTTCAATAATAAGTATTACATTCATGACGTCCCCAAATAAACTTAGTAACTCAAATGAGAATTGGATCGATAAAGAGAGCATGAACAGTTGGCTTGGCCATTTCAGGATCTGTATAAGCGTCTCCGTTATAGTGGTTGTAAGTGGCTTCGCACATTCGCGCATAGTTGAGAAATTGAAGGGCTATTTCTCGAGGCACGAACGCTGTCTCGACCCATTCCTTGTTCACATCCATCCATCCTTCCTCTACTCGTCGTGCAAACTCTGATAGCGTCTCTTGCTTCGTTACGCCATGTTGTTTCATGTAGCAGTCGATCACAGTCAACACTTGCCCTCCTTTGCTCTCGCGCttcaaattcatcaaatattgcaccattattaattgaatcttaacaaattaatactatGTTACTAACTTACATGATGAGAGCCTATGTCGTCCCAATATCTACCGATCATGCCAGTAGATATCACGATTTTGGGCTCATTCTTCATCCAATCCATAGTTTCTTGGGTGAGAGATTTGAAACCAGGAATAATAGCAGCAAACATGATAAATATGCAGCTTGTTATCTCTGAGTTTTTAACATAGTCTTCAAATGGAGGCAGATTTCTCTCCATAACCCACTTTAGCTCTTGATTGTAAGCCCTTCCAAGTTGTTGCACCTAATTCAATCAcataatacaaatatttatacaagaaataataaaaaaataattatagttttgAAGATGAATGAGtctcatatataaatattgcaTTCTATATAGTACTAACTGTTTCTTTGAAGTAAGGAGTTGCAAAGGATTTCCCAAGTTTGAGTGCGTCGCGCTCATAATCTTCGAATGTACTCATAATAAAACGATAAACGGTTCTCATGTATTCAGGAAGTCGATCAACTTCGCCCGTATTCCACCTGCAACCCAATTTATAAGTAGACATGGAGTACTATACTAgggaaaataaattgtatacatatatgtataaatatcattactTGTGTAATGCTTCAGTAAAAAGTTGAGCTTCATTGAGTGTAGCATAATTATCATACGTATCATCTATAATTCCAATGATTTTTATGCCTTTGGCGAGTCCCATTCGAACATGAGAGTATTGAGGTTCATAATGATATCCAACACCCCAAACATAGGCCTCCACCACTCTATCTCTTGCATATGGTAATTTTGATTTCAGATCAAATTCATTCCACCACCTTTTCCAAGAAAGATGGagtacaattaataaatatgcaCTCCTCAAAttaatcattaaataatttagatttataaCAATATTTACCTTGAGAGTTGGGAGAGTTCTTTCCTATATAAATTCTGCAAAAAGTTGAAGTTAAGTTTAGCTAGTTTGAGAAGAAGTTCATTTCTCGTGGGGTCCTTTTCATATATAGAGATGAAAATTCGTGCGTAGACGATGGGAACATCTCTATGAAGCGGGTGCTTCAAAGCCCGCTTCACTCTCTCTTTAAGGTGAGGCTCTAATTCCGCTTCTCGACTACTCAAGTAATGCCTTGTAAAATCGGCAGCCTCTTGTAGTATTTTCTCATCGTTAAATCGAACATGAGCTGCTTCATACAAGCTTAGCATTCCTTCAACGTCGCCTTCTTCGAACATACCATCCTTGTTAACAAACTTGTTGAAAACATCTGCTTAAgtcattcaaaaaattaaattcgataattaaatatatatatactataatatagATTATACCGCAAGAAATGTGGTGGCGGTGTTGCCTGAGCAAGCGAAATCCAAGTGACGTAGTGAATAAATCGGAATGGTGAAGAAGGTCGTCATCGTGTTTGATTtgttggagtttgtgttcaATTTCGGTCTCAAAAAGATAGGCCAATCCCAAACGCTCGAGCGTGTCGATTAATACCATTTGGTTGAGAGGAGTTGTTGCAGCCATTAATATGTCTCTTGCTTCTTCCTTCAATTCTTTGATTGCCACTTCATACTTTTGTTGCTCCTGCTCAAAGCAAACACACTTTTTTAGTAGAATGGATtagttcataaattttaattatagtacaaaaacacacacacaaacccTTTCGTTAAAAGAAGAGTTGGTGAAAGTATCAGCCCACATGCTTGGTTGATGAATGGTCATTGGAGGCCTCATATCACTCAAGCAACTTACGGCAGTcatcttttctttattatctctctatctttgtcttgattttgtgaaattgCAGAGATTTGAACTAATCAATTTATAAGGACATGGTCATGCATAAATTGAGAgcaatagtagtaataaaataggtagatttaggattaaatttttcataataattccaaatattattcaaattaatatgtGGCAGTTGAACTTCTCAATTAATAGGTGTCGTACGGTTgccatgactaattatcatacCCTGTGATAATTCATCTAGTATtgttagattattttagttggaaggGGTTGAATATGGCAAATTACTTCTAGGATTAAATCGTGGAATGCAATCTCATTAAACaaacatactatatatttaatcttgGGATAATCTTCGAATCAAACAACCCCtatattagaaaattttgaatgatAATTCGAGTTTTTAAGTCTTGTCACATGAAATTCGCATGATATCTACATCATTTTACTTGTCCTAGTgtttactttcatttttaacttagtactactagtaatgaactaaaaattaaaagaatgaactttaatatttttatttattatttatttatttttagttgtataaattttatcttaaattatGAACGTTCATATtagttttgagattttgaaaTCTAATAAATATTGAGTTTTGAGTCATCATTTGCTCTCCCTTCATGTTAGTGGAAGTACTTAATCAACTGAAAAAGTTTGTATatcattaccaaaaaaaaaagagaaaaatttgTGTATGTGTATAAATAAGGTAAGTAGTACTTTTAAACTAAGAAAAGTCATAGTATTTCGTAATATGGTCTAGatagtagtacaatttttaattttatttaatgaagtgtatTAATGTTAATAGACTTAATTAAGTTGAGCTCTAATTATCATAGACTGGGGAGAGTTCTAATCTTCTACATCAAAATCAATAGTAGAAGATTTTACCACGTTATGCAATTATCTAATAGTAGTATTCTTCATATTACCTTATATGATTATTTGAGTCCTAgatagataataaaaataaaatttatatgagCTCCTATCAGTTGAATTTCTCATCAAGTTCAATAATAACATCCGTAATAATGCTTTATTTTAACTCATCTAGGAATGAAATTTCATCCATAGATGAAttatcacccctaccaaacatgccATAAGTTGATATATTCAGACtaaatattttcatcattCCTCTCAACTTATATAAACTACTTGAACTTAATCGAATTGTACACCCCATTGCTgcaatttgatatttttgcaaataatcacaaaattaagGGAACAGTTAAAAGTATACCACAGTTATAAAGTTATGAAACTATACCTAGCTCTGTTTTTAACAAATGGACAAAGATGCCCTTAAATATTGACACTTCATGTATctatgttgatataatttACACGTTTTAAGTGTTTTAACTTGTGGCCTTATAGCATCCCCAACCCCATCTCAAATTCAAGCCCCAAGTCCTCTCCATTTCATCATTCTCCTAAATTTGAGTCCCAGACCATAACACCTCTAACCATGCAGGCCTAAACCCGGGCCACAACTATTAAATTGCACTATTTACAACTCCAGCCTATTTTActcgtaaaatagaatacgttgaacaattaaaaccgagaaaattcattgttcagtcgaaaaatagaaaactaCAAATcctagaatttttttttaaaaaaaataaataaaaaatgtataaatttaaatttaaaaatttaaaaagtgtataaaattacaaatcagTCGAAGAGTGGTAGAATGGAGCACAACAACAACAAGCGTATAAATAGgcaaacaaaattttttaaaaaaaattaaaatcggGGGACTTGCGGCCCGGCCCGAATACATCTAACGTCGGGCCGGGACTCGCACGTTGCGGCACGGGCATTGTTAACCTTGAGCCGGGCCGGACCGTGGGCGCGGCTCCGGGAAGCAACTGCGTCCTCAGGACGGTCCCAGGCCGCAAGTCGACGACGTTTAACCCTGAGCCCGGGCTGGGACTCGCTCGTTGCGGCCCGTCCCCCTGCGttggggatgctcttagatAATACTACTCGTTTTTATCCATATATAATGATTCTGCCAACAATTACCAGTCAACTATattttgacttaattaataagttaaatgtaataaaaacatattgttTAGGATTAGATCCTAACATTATATAAGACCAAATAgatatttttgcaaatttacTGACCAATTTGGATCTtaataattctttaattttaagcCTTTCACCTGATTGcggaaaaatatatatacaacgTTCATagttcattacattttttctacattatttttttaatggcaTCAATTTttacacatttcttttttactcaGGAAAAGGGGAACAAATCAGTTTGATTTTCAACAGATAAAATCTTCACAGCTcaaattttccaaatagttttaattgggaaaatggaagaagatttgggaaatgagataaaaaaaaaaaaaaaaatcaatttccaTGTGATCCATACGAATTTTGCATCAATACTGTAGATGCATATGGTGATTATCTTCTCCTAATCACTATAAAATAGCACTCCTGTGACCTCTCATTACAAATGGTGATTGTTCAGTCTGGATCACCTACAACTTTTCCTACAACATCCTCTATTTCACTTCTCACAAACTTGTTGTTGTTTGGGTTGGATAGCAAAGCGACGTCGTTTAATATAAGTCCCAATAATTTGACATTGTCATTTACATTTCCCAGAAAAACGAatcatttatagtagtaaCCTCAATtctatatgtttatttgattacatattactataaaccaaaattttaagCCCATGGTGAAAATATTGTAAACAAATGATATCGATCGAGTACGATCCAATCTATTAAATGCAATGATGCAATATCGATTCTCTTAAATGTAATGATAtagattattttgatttttgatcaTTATTAATAGATTTTGAATTGAAGAAACCAGAGTTTAtgtattttctctctattagTTCGGTCATTCTTGTGATATGTTTGTATTAGATTGGGGCTTCCACAACTATGTTAACCATTCATTGTCGTTCTAACACTTTTGGccttttctcttatttaagaAACATAATCCACAACCCAtagttttcttaatttttcgTGGATTgcatctttatattttttattcatttcttatttcaatttatttatttgtaattaaaaacaCAATTAAGTTACATTGTACCATCAGTTGCAGTGGGTTCATGTTGCTCGTGTCGGTAGCCACAGTTTGTTGCAAACCTTATACACGACACGTTTATCCGCGTAGCGTACCCCAGCCACATCCAGGGGCGTCGCACTGCTCAAGACGACATCTCGTCCCTTGCCTCTGCCCTTCACCGCCTTCGTTCCAATCGAACCACGCCACGGCTCTTTGGTCACCCCTCATTCGCACCTAGGGACCCGTCGATGATTGAATATATGTCCGTCTCATTGTGCTTTGAGCGCTTTGGAACCAAGCTCAAAGTTGACTCTATGCCATCTATCCACTCGTCAATGTAAAAAACCTTTTCCCCTATttaaaacacacttcatttttgGCCTTTACATGTATTTCATGTATACAAGTACCATATTTAgctcaaattaaattaatctggGTAGCCTATTTTGAagaagagtaaaggccaaatgtggtccctaacatatgaccgttttatcaatttggtccttaacattatctttttgattatttggtccctcacaaataaactcggacccgaatcgATCCTCACTTAATAGAACCGTCAAGAAATAGACGATAAccgcaatttgactatattaaattactaatggcaattaattatacctaattataattcttttcctattagcaaaattgaaaaaaagatagtatcagttgcaaaatgaaatgaataatttgtaatttaatagcaattaagaattataattaggtataattaattatcattagtaatttaatatagtcaaattgcaataaccgtctattttttgacggttctgttaagtgaggaccgattcgggtccgagtttatttgtgagggaccaaataatcaaaatgataatgttaaggaccaaattgataaaacggtcaTTTGTTAGGGACTACATTCGGCCTTTACTCGAAGAAGAATGAATGCttctattaatttcatttcctaAATCTAGCAAAAATAGTCCGGATACAAAGAGAATAAATGGCCCATTAATAGTACGAGCTTCGGCCCATTAAGCAAACCCAGCCCATAACCACTATCCACGAGCCATCCCCTGACCCGAACCCAAGTTTTCGATCGAAGATTGAAGAATTCAAACTGAATAAATCTCAATAGCTCAAGAAGCAAGAAAGAAGTTGTTTGAATAGCAGCATCAAACcgaaaatgaaaacacaaacaaaaaacattcAATTCGTCAACGAGATGTGGCAAATATGTGGATGAAAGAAATctccaaacaaaaattaatcaacAGAAGTTCCAATTTACAATGAAATCACAAAGGTTAGCTAAAGCAAGGAGATGCTTTAGACATAGAGATGAAAGATGGAGCAATAGCTGATCTCTGTTTTAGGCAAATCTACTGACTATTTGTTAATTGTTAGCCATAGTAATCATGATTACACATAATATCTATAAAAGGA harbors:
- the LOC125223786 gene encoding cis-muuroladiene synthase-like encodes the protein MTAVSCLSDMRPPMTIHQPSMWADTFTNSSFNEREQQKYEVAIKELKEEARDILMAATTPLNQMVLIDTLERLGLAYLFETEIEHKLQQIKHDDDLLHHSDLFTTSLGFRLLRQHRHHISCDVFNKFVNKDGMFEEGDVEGMLSLYEAAHVRFNDEKILQEAADFTRHYLSSREAELEPHLKERVKRALKHPLHRDVPIVYARIFISIYEKDPTRNELLLKLAKLNFNFLQNLYRKELSQLSRWWNEFDLKSKLPYARDRVVEAYVWGVGYHYEPQYSHVRMGLAKGIKIIGIIDDTYDNYATLNEAQLFTEALHKWNTGEVDRLPEYMRTVYRFIMSTFEDYERDALKLGKSFATPYFKETVQQLGRAYNQELKWVMERNLPPFEDYVKNSEITSCIFIMFAAIIPGFKSLTQETMDWMKNEPKIVISTGMIGRYWDDIGSHHRESKGGQVLTVIDCYMKQHGVTKQETLSEFARRVEEGWMDVNKEWVETAFVPREIALQFLNYARMCEATYNHYNGDAYTDPEMAKPTVHALFIDPILI